The genomic window GTTCGGGATGTAGCGCCCGATGATCAAACCGGGGTCCGCGTCGCGCGGCATGACCCGCTCCAACGACCGGCGGAAGTCGGCCACGCCTACCCGCAACACGCGGGAATGGAACGGCACGTCGATGCCGGGCACCAGGATGAACGAGCGCTTGCCGCCGGAGATCTCGCGACGCCGCTCCACCTCGGCTTCCAACTCTTCCAGGCCGCGCACCGTGCCGGCAATCGCGTACTGCGAGCCGCGCAGGTTGAAGTTCACGATCTCCAGGAATTCACCAGTGCGCTCGGCGATTTCGGCGACGAAGTCGGTGACTTCGTCGTCGGGCAGGTCGATCTGCGACGGGCGGATAGCCGCCAACCGGTAGTTGGACCGGCCCAGCTCGTCGCGCGGCACGATGTCGTGCATCTTCGAGCCGCGGTGAAACACCATCTCCAGCAAGGCTTCCAGCTTGTAGATGCCCGTCACGCAGGCCAGCGCGGTGTACTCACCGACGGAGTGGCCGCAGGCGATGGCGTCTTCGACGAAGGCGCCCTGCTCGCGCATCTCGGCGACCTGGGCCGCGGCTACCGTCGCCATCGCGACCTGGGTGAACTGCGTCAGGTAGAGGACGCCCTCGGGGTGGTGGTAGTGCACGCCGCTGGCGATGATGCTGGTCGGGTTGTCGCGCACCACGTGCAGCACCGAGAAACCCAGCGTGTCGCGGGTGAACTTGTCGGCGGTGTCCCACACCTTGCGGGCGGCCTTGGACCGGGCCCGCACCTCCATGCCCATGCCTTTGTGCTGGATGCCTTGACCGGGGAACGCGTAGACCGTCCTGGGCGCGGCCAGTCGCGCGGTGGCCGACATCACCAGGTCGGTTCCGATCTTGGCGGTGATCTCCAAAACCTCTGCACCCTGGTCGATTCCGACGCGGTCGACCCGGAAGTCGACCTGATCGTCGGGGCGGACCATGCCCAGGAACCGCGCGGTCCAGCCGACCAGCCGCGCCGGCGGCCGGGCCTGGCCGTCGGTGGCGGTCACCGCGTGCTGCGCGGCCGCCGACAGCCACATGCCGTGCACGATCGGCGTTTCCAGACCGGCCAGCAGCGCGGCGGCCTTGTCCGTGTGGATCGGGTTGTGGTCACCGGACACCACCGCGAACGGGCGCATGTCGACCGGCGCGGTGAGCGTGACGTCGCGCCGGCGCCGGCGCGGGGTGTCGGTCGCGTTCTCCGACATCGCGCCGCCGGCCCGGACCGGGTCGGCGAGTTCGGCGGTACCGGTGCGGCCGAGGATCGCGAACCGTTCGGCGAGGGCGGCGATCGCGACACCGTCGGGGCCCGTCACCGTGACCGAGACCGGGACGACCCGGCCCAGGTCGGTGTCGATGGCCGCCGCAGCCGTTGCGGTGACGGTCAATTGGGCAGGTTCTGCCGGCAGCGTGCCGACCAGGTGGGCGGCGTGGTCCAGGTGTACCAGGCTCAGCAGGCCCTCGACCACCGGGACGCCGGCCTCGGTGACCGCCGCTCCGATGGTCGCGAAGACCGCCGGCCAGCAATGGCCGACCAGCGCGTCGGGCACGGTGGTCAGGCTGGGCGCCAGGCGCTCGCCGAAGGTCGCCGTCACCCCGGTGTGGTCGGCGACGCGCTCGGGGTCCCAATCCACCGTCACGGTCGTGGTCCCGTCGGTGACCGTCGGGAGGAATTCCGGCCCGTCTACGCCGGCGGCGATCGCCAGCACCGCACGCATGGCGGCGGTGGCGTCGTCGGTGGAGACAACCGGGATGCCGCCGTCAACGGTGTTGGCGTGCAACGTGAACGGAATGTCGATCCAGACACCCGAGATCGGCACGGACAAAACGACCTGCTCATTGCCGGACTCGCCGGGCTGGACCTGCAGCCGCGCGCCGGTGGAAGAGTGTGTGGCGCGCAGACTTTCGGATCCTTCAGAGCCTTCGTGCACCAGCCAGTCGCCCGGCTCGGCGATGCGGTGCACCGGGTTGGTGGTGGTGCGCCCGGCCCACAGCACATCCGGGGCGTCGAGCACCACGGCCAGCGGCCCCGTCACGTCGGGGCGGCCCAGGCGGCGCGACCGGACGGGCTTCGGCTCGGCACCGGATCCCAGCACCTCGTCGATGGCGGCTTGCTCGAAGCGATCGAGCAGTTCACCGACAGGCTCGTCGATCCGGGTGATGCCGGCGACCGCGGCGGTACCCGGGATGATGCAGACCTGGTCGGCGTCGTAGCGCGCGTCGTGCGCCTGCCACAGCGAGTCGCTGCGCCACCAGCGCCGCACATCCTTGTCGATGACGGGAACGAAATTGACGGGCTTACCCAGCGTCTTGCACAACGTGACGAAGAACGGCACGTCCGCGGGGTGCAGCACGACGGTCTCGGCATCCGGGTAGGCAGCGAGCAGCGCGGTGATGGCCGCCTCCGGGTTCTCCAGCAGGGCCTCGTCGGCGAACAGCGTGTCGATGGGGCCATGGTCCTGCGCGTGCAGCCGCGCCTCGGCGCGCTGCAGCATCTGCTGGAACCGGTCGCGCCAGGTGTCAGCCAGCCACGGGCTGCCCGGAGACGCAGTGTCGGCGGTCGAGTCGCCCTCCCCGATGGCCAGCTCGACGTAGCGGCGCAGCCACTGCAGGTAGGTCATCTCCTTGACGTCACCGAAGTAGGGCTTGGCGGTGTTGGCCATCGCCGCAATGATCTCGTCGCGGCGCTCGGCGACGGCGTCGGCGTCACCGGCGACCTCGTCGAGCAGCCGGCCGCAGCGCGAGGCCGAGTTGTCGATCTCGTGGATGTCCGCGCCGAGCTGGCTGCGGCTGGAAGCCATGCCGCCCTGCGCTTTTCCGGCGCCGATCCACTGATCGGTGCCGGTGGTCTCGACCAGCATCCGCTTGACCGACGGCGACGTGGTCGCCTCGAGGGTGGCCATCGCCGCGGTGCCCACCAGGATGCCGTCGATCGGCATCGACGGGAAGCCGTAGGCCTGCGACCAGCGCCCGGACAGGTATTCAGCCGCCCGCTCGGGGGTGCCGATGCCGCCGCCGACACAGACGGTGATGTTCGGCCGCGACCGCAGCTCCGAGTACGTCGCCAGCAGCAGGTCGTCGAGGTCTTCCCAGGAGTGGTGACCACCGGCGCGCCCGCCCTCGATGTGCACGATCACCGGCTTGGTGGGCGCCTCGGTGGCGATCCGGATGACCGCGCGGATCTGCTCGATGGTGCCGGGCTTGAACACGACGTGGCTGATGCCGACGTCGTTGAGCTCGTCGATCAGCTCGACGGCTTCCTCGAGGTCCGGGATGCCCGCGCTGATCACCAGCCCGTCGATGGCCGCGCCGGACTGGCGGGCCTTTTGCACCAGGCGCTTGCCGCCGACCTGCAGCTTCCACAGGTACGGGTCCAGGAACAACGTGTTGAACTGGTAGGTGCGGCCGAGCTCGAGCAGACCGGACAGCTGCTCGATGCGGTCGGCGAAGATTTCCTCGGTCACCTGGCCGCCGCCGGCCAGCTCCGCCCAGTGCCCGGCGTTGGCCGCGGCGGCGACGATCTTGGCGTCGACGGTGGTGGGCGTCATCCCGGCGAGCAGGATCGGCGACCGCCCGGTCAGCCGGGTGAACTTGGTGGACAGCTTGATCCGGCCATCGGGCAGGCGCACCACGGTCGGGGCGTAGCTCGACCAGGCCCGGGCCACCTCAGGCGTGGCGCCGACGGTGAACAGGTTGCGCTGCCCGCCGCGGGTCGCGGCCGGCACGATGCCGACGCCCAGACCGCGGATGACCGGCGCAGTCAACCGGGTGAGGATGTCGCCGGGACCCAGGTCCAGGATCCAGCGCGCGCCGGCGTCGTGCACCCGGGTGATCTCTTCGACCCAGTCGACGCCGCTGACCAGGATGGCGTCGGTCAGTTGCCGCGCCAATTCGACGTCGAGGCCGACCTTCTCGGCCCAGTTACCGACGATGTCGATGCCGTCGGCCAGCCGCGGCGTGTGGAAGCCCACCTCCACCCGAACGGGGTCGAACACCGGCGCGAAGACGTCGCCGCCGCGCAGCTTGTTCTTGCGGTCGGCCTCTTCTTTCTCGGAGATCTGCTGGCAGTACAGCTCGAAGCGGGACAGCTGCTCGGGCGTTCCGGTGATGACGACCGAGCGCCGGCCGTTGCGGATGGACAGCACCGGCGGCAGCACGGTCCGCACGTCCTGGGCGAACTCGTCGAGCAGGTGGCGGATGCGCTCGGGGTCGGCGTTGGTGACCGACACCATCGGCGAGCGGTCGCCCAGGACGGAGATGCCGCGGCGACGGGCCACCAGCGTTCCGGCGGCGCCGATCAGCTGCGCCATCGCCAGCAGTTCGACGTCGCGGGCACCGGCGGCGTTCAACGCCTCCACGGCCAGCACGCCCTGGGAGTGCCCGGCCACCGCCACCGGCGGCGTCTCGACGAGGTCCAGGCCCTGGCGGCTCAGCGCCCGGATCGCCGCGATCTGGGTGAGCAGCACCCCGGGCACCGACACCGCCGCGGAGGTCAGGTGCTTGTCCGACGGAACCGGGTCCTCGGCGGCCAGCGCACGCACCCACCGCAGCGGGTCGAAACCGATCGGACGCACCACGACCAGTTCCTTGGCCACCGGCTCCAGCAGCAGCTCGACCTCGCCGACCACCGTCGCCAGGTCGGTCTCGATGCCGGCCGAGGAGACCAGCTCTTCCAGCGTCTCCAGCCAGGCACTGCCCTGGCCGCCGAATGCGACTGCGTACGGTTCGCCGGCCGTCAGACGGTCGACCAGAGCGTGGGTGCTGTGCGGACCACTTCCGTCGCGGTCAGCGGACACCCGGCCATGCTCATAGATCGTCACGTTCTGTATCTCCCTGTATGCGTCTTTTCGTCTCGGTTCGGATTCCGCAGTGAATCGCAGCCACAAAGCCGGTGACCGGTGAGTCGTCGGTGGGCCACTTAGGTAAGCCGTGCGGCGCGGCCGACTCGATCGGCTGCACTAAGAGTGTCATAAGGATTCGTGAGCTTTTGGCGTGCTGATCGGTTACTGGTGAGTTCTACGCGCGGGTAACCGTGTCGTGGGTAACACCGGGATTAACCGCGCCCGCGGGCGTCCCGAACAAACGTCCTGCATGCAGGTGGTTACGGTCGAGTAGCTATAACTTCGCTGATCAAGGCGGCATTGTTATCAAATCGTTACGTGAAAATTTTCCACATCGCGCCGCGCGAGACGCAACGTCTACGACGCGCTCGCGGGGGAGCCGGCGTCCGCGGCGCGCGGCGGACGGCGAACGAGTGTTTGCTGGAGCGCGGGCCGGGGCGGCGCGAGCCCGGCCGGCCGTCGCGAAGGTCTATAGGCCTGACTGCAGCTCAGGTCCACTGCCCGAACTGGGGCTTGAGGATCTCGTTGATGTCCACACCGACCCCGCCGACGCTGCGCTTATCGATCTCGACCTGGTGCAGATGCGCGGCCGGGTGGGCGTATCCCTTGGGCGATCCCCAGTTGTGCTGCCAGAAGTAGGAGCCCAGGCCGTCGTGCAGCGCCCAGTCGATGGTCTTCGAGTTGGCGTAAACACCCGTCCGCTGGTGTCCGATCACCGATTCCCACGCCCGCAGGTAGGGCGCGACCTGGTTTTTGTACTGCTCGTAGGTCGGGTCGTCGTCGATCGAGGCGTAAATCGGGGCGGTGGCGGGGCCGCCGGCCGCGGCGTGCAGCTGTTCGCCGCGCTGCGCGTGCTGCTGACCGGCGCTGGCGCCGCCCAGCCAGTCCGACGTGCTGCCCTTGCCGTACTGGTAGCAGGACACGATTTTCAGGCCGTTGCTGTTGAGATCGCGCGCCTCGGAGACCCCGATGGGCTTGCCCAGCATCCAATTGCCGCCCGGCCGGCGATCGGAGACGTACCGGATCGACCCGACGGCACCGGCGGCCCGGATCTGGCTGGCGGGGATCACCCCGGCCGCGTAGTCCAACAGGGTGCCGAGCGACGCCGAGGCGGGTGCGGCGCGCAGCGACGACGCCGCGACGCCCAGCCCGACCAGGGCCGGGGTCGCGGCGGCGAATCTCAGCACGTCACGGCGGCTAAACGACACATGCGAAAGGGTACGGCAGAAACCCCATTAGACACATCAGCAACAGTGGTTACATCTGCATCACACTTTGTTTAGCGCCAACCAGACGGCGCGCGGCTGGGTCATTATTGTTAACTTTATAAAGTTAGCGTCCGGAGGGATCAACCATTCGACCGCAGGGGGCCGCCGATGGATCGTGACCAGCTTGTCGACCTGACCCGGCGCGCCTTGAAGCTGGCGCGCGACAAGACCACGGACCTGGCGCCCGGGCAGCACCGGGTCGAAGCGCGGGACTACGCCTCCGTCGAGCGCCACCACCTCGACCGGGCGCTGATGCTGGCCAGCCCGCAGCTGGTCGGCTACGTCTCCGAGCTCGCCGGTCCCGGCGCGTACTGCACCAAGACGGTGATGGGCCGGTCCATCCTGCTGACCCGAACGACCGACGGCTCGGTCCGGGCATTCGACAACGTCTGTCTGCACCGGCAATCGCAACTGGTGACGGGGTGCGGCACCGCCAAGCGATTCACCTGTCCTTATCACGCCTGGACCTACGACAACAGCGGCACGCTGGTCGGCCTGCCCGGCCGGGAGGGCTTCCCGGATATGACCGTCAAGTCCGCCGGGCTGAACGAGCTGGCGGCCGCCGAGTTCGCCGGGTTCCTCTGGGTGGCCTTGGCGCCGGGTGCGACGCTGGACGTCGCCGCGCATCTGGGACCGCTCGCCGAAGAGCTCGACTCGTGGGGCATCGGGCGCTGGTCCCCGTTGGGCGAGAAGGTGCTCGACTCCCCGATCAATTGGAAACTGGCCGTCGACACCTTCGCCGAGAACTACCACTTCGCCACCGTGCACCGCGACACCTTCGCCACCATCGCCCGCAGCAACTGCACGGTGTTCGACGCCTTCGGACCGCACCACCGACTGATCTTTCCGCTGAAGGCGATTCTCGACCTACAGGACGTGCCCGAAGAGCAATGGGATCCGTTCCACAATATGGTCGTGATCTACGCGCTGTTTCCCAACATCGTGCTGTCGGTGACGATCGCCAACGGCGAGCTGTTCCGCATTTACCCCGGCGACGAACCGGGACGGTCGATCACCGTGCACCAGAACTCGACGCCGCTGGACCTCTCCGACGAATCGGTGGCCGCCGGTGCGCAGGCCGTCTTCGAATACGCGCACGCGACCGTGCGCGACGAGGACTACCGGCTGGTCGAGGGTCTACAGGCCAACCTCGAGTCGGGTGCTCGCGATCATCTGGTGTTCGGGCGCAACGAACCGGGACTACAGCACCGCCACCTGACGTGGGCCAGGGCGCTGGGCGGCTAAGCCCGCCATCAGCCTTCGGACAGCACCGCGATCAGATCACCGAAAAGCGTTGCCAGCGTGTCATTTTGCACGGGCATCGCACCGGTCAGCAGCGTCACAGCTTCACCGCGGCGGCCGCCGGCGACCAGCGGCGCCAGCTGATCGACCACCGATTGCAAGCCGGAATCGACGTCGGCCACGGTGGTGGCCAGCACCTCGACCAGCTCCCAGTCCCGGTACAGCGCCAGCGAGCGCTCGTTGAACGCGAAACCGGTCACCGGCTTGCCCCACAGCGTCCCGCTGTAGCGGTACGGGCCCTCCATGTATTCGATGGGCAGGCCGTGCGCGGGGGCGGCCACCAACGGCTCCCCGATCAAGTCGAGTTGCATTGCGGCGCAGGTGATCCGGTGCCGATCCGGCAGGTAGCGGGCCGGGGCAGGAGGACGCAGCAGTGGCCGCACGCTCTCCGGCCAGCGCACGTAGCTGCTGACCGTGACCTCGACGTCCTCGGCGCATTGCGGCGCCATGTCCGGGTCCGGGTAACTCATGGTCACTCCGGTAAACGGTTGCAGCGCATTGCCGTTCACGCGGTCGAACTGCCGCCAGATGCTCACATCGACACCATTGTCGAAATTGATGGTGCGCCACTCGTGCGACCGGGCCCGCGGGTCTCCCCCGGATCCCCCGCCGCCGGCATACTTGGGAAACCACTGCCGGTCCACGTGCCCGGAGTCGCCGCTGACCTGCTCGACCACGTCACCCCACCGCAGGGTGCCCGTCATCGCCATGCCGGTCTGGAAGTAGGAGTAGGTATCGGGTTGGCCGAAGCAGGCGATCTTGCCGTTGTAGGTCGACGCGCCCAGCGGAGTCGGCGGCCGGGTGGGGGTGACGACGAGGTCCAGCCGCATCGAGCGCCCCTGCTGGTCCCGGCCCACCAGGCTGATCCGATAGGTGTAGGGCAGTAGTTGCCCGTCGCCGTCCAGGCAGGTGGTCCACGACGCGGTGCCGGCGCTGCTCCGGTAGCTGATGTCGAGATGGCCTGCGGCCATGGACATCTTGCGCTGCGTTCCCGGCTCCATGTTCTTCGGCGGGATGTCGTAATCGGTGTAGGTGCCGTAATCGCCGGTGTCGAGGTCGAACAACGCCATCGTGTAGAAATCGGCGACGAACGTCCCGCCGGGTTGGTTCTTGTTGAAGATGGTCAGAAAGGCAAACGACCGGTCGCTCTCGGCGGCCCGCAGCTGCCCGGCGATGAACCAGGTGTCGGACTCCTGGTCTGGATGCTCACCCTCGGCGGCCGGAAAGTCCAGCTGGGGATCGCCGGGCACCAATTGAAACGGGTAACGGCGCCAATCGTTTGTCATGCCAACCTCGTCTCGCCGAACTGAGTGACAGCCTGGGTCTTTTTTCGCTATGTTAGCGTCAATAGCGAATTTACGGTCATGCTCCACCCTTCCGTAGGAAGTGCTCCGATGACAGACAATTCCGGCCACCGTTCCTATGACGAGTTGTTCGTGGGAGGGCAATGGCGCAAGCCCGCCAATCCGCAGCAGCTGGCCGTCATCTCGCCCCACTCCGAAGAGCCGATCGGGCACGTCCAAGTGGCCGGCCCCGAGGACGTCGAAGCCGCCGTGGCGACCGCGCGCCGCGCTTTCGACCACGGCCCCTGGCCGCGGTTGACGCACGCCGAGCGGATGGCCAAAGTCGAAGAGCTGGCCGCCATTTACGCCGGACACGTCGACGAGATGGCCGACCTGATCACCGACGAGATGGGGTCGCCGCGCAGCTTCAGCCGGATGGGTCAGGGGGCGGCCGCGGCGGCGATGATTCACCTCACGCTTGCCGCGGCCCGGGAATTCCCCTGGGCCGAGCGCCGCCAGGGTGTGCTCGGCGAGGTGCACCTGCACCGGGCCCCGGTCGGGGTGGTCGGGGCGATCGTGCCGTGGAATGTGCCGCAATTCCTGATCATGCCCAAGCTGATCCCGGCGCTGATCGCGGGCTGCACGGTCATCATCAAGCCCGCCCCCGAAACGCCCTTGGACGCTTTGTGGCTCGCCGAGATGATCGAACAGCTCGACCTCCCGGACGGGGTGGTGTCGGTGCTGCCCGGCGGCACCGATGTGGGCGAGGCACTGGTGCGCCACGCGGGTGTCGACAAGATCGCGTTCACCGGCTCCAGCGCCGTCGGGCGCCGCATCGCCGCCCTGTGTGGCGAACAGCTCAAACGGGTGAGCCTGGAACTCGGCGGCAAGTCGGCGGCAATCGTCCTCGACGACGCGGACTTCGGCAAGACGGTGGCCGGACTGAAGTCGGCCAGCCTGATGAACAACGGGCAAGCCTGCGTCGCGCAGACCCGAATCCTGGTCAGCGAGCAGCGCCATGACGAGTTCGTCGACGCGTTGGCCGGCATGATGTCGGGGCTGAACGTCGGAGACCCCACCGACGAGACCACCGACATCGGCCCCCTTTTCGCCCAGCGGCATCAACGCCAGGTCCAGGAGTACATCCGGTCCGGGCAGAGCGAGGGCGCCCGCATCGTGCTCGGCGGCCTGAACACCGGCGAAGAGCGCGGCTGGTACGTGCGCCCGACGCTGTTCGTCGATGCCACCAACGACATGCGCATCGCCCGCGAGGAGATTTTCGGCCCGGTGTTGACCGTGCTGCGCTACCGCGACGAAGAGGACGCGCTGCGCATCGCCAACGAAAGCGACTACGGGCTGGCCGGTTCGGTGTGGACCGCGGACATCGCCCACGGCCTCGAGATCGCCGCCCGAGTGCGGGCCGGCACTTACGGCATCAACATGTACACGCTCGACATCGGCAGCCCGTTCGGCGGTTTCAAGCACTCGGGCATCGGACGCGAGTTCGGGCCCGAAGGCCTCGACGAATACGTGGAGCTGCAGACCGTGATCGCCGGCGGAAAGATGCCCCCGCTGAACGACTGAGCGTCAAGGGTTTTCGGGCACCTGCAGGGTGAGTTCGACCGGGCAGCACAGCGCGCCGTACTGGTTGGTGATTTCGAGTTGAATGTCGACCAGGCAGCGCGGCGGATCCACCGAGTCGTCGCGGCGCTTGGCCACCGCGCGGCCGCGGCCGATCATCGTGTCACCGGCATACACCGACGCGGCCAGCCGCAGGGATCGGCGCACCACGCGGCTGCGCGGGCCCGCCCAGTCGGTCGCGACGCGGTCGGCAAAGCCGGCCAGGTGCATGGTGTTGAGGTAAATCGTTGGATTGCCCTGGCTTTGGGCGTAATTCGGGTCGAAATGTCCGGGGAAGTAATCCCAGGTGGCCCCGGCGTTCTCGACCACTCGCTGATAGCTGATGTGGTCGACTACCTCGGGCAGCTCGACGGGAACGGTGATCTCGTCCCAGTTGAGGTCCGCACCGCTCACCCCGGCGTCCCGGGGGTGAAGCGCAACAAGGTGTTGCGGCAGGTGGCGACGACGGCTCCGTCCTGACGGCGATAGGTCTCCAGCGTCTCGACGAAATGGCCTACGCCCAGCCGGGTTTGCTTCTCCGGCGACACCGACACCAGCTCCTCGACGGCGGTGAGCAGATCGCCCTCGACGATGGGATGCACGAACTCGACCTCGTTGGCCGCGTTGATGAAGGTAGTGCCGGGCAATGGCACGCGCAGGACGATCGACACCGTCGGCGGCCGGCCACCCGGCTGCCAGGGCGGAGATATCAGCCATCCCATCAACAGGGCCGGCGGGGCCGCCAGGCCGCCCCAGGTCCGCCGCGCGAATTCGGGATCCCAATACGAGCGATTGCCGTCGCGGACCATGGCGGCGAATAGCTGGATGCGCGCCGCGCTGACCGGTGTCGCCGCGGTGCGCGGCGGGGTTGCCTGCCCCACCATCCGCAGCGCGTCCTCGTAGCTGCCAAAGGCCATTTGGTAGCTGCGGTCGGAATCCACGTAGCGCGCCCGCTTACATGACGAGCGGGTGCCGGCTGGGCACCACATCCCACGCGAGATTGCGGGACGTGAAATACCAGCCGCCACGCTCGTAGATCAGTTCGTCGTGGAACGCCCCGGTGGCCCGCAGGGTGGTGTCGCCGTAGGCGGCGGCGAAAAGCACAGCGACGCAACGCTGGGTGGCGTTGACCCCGTCGACGTGGATCTCGTGATCGACGGTGACCAGTCTTGCTCCGTCGCCGCCCTCGAAGGCGTGCCGCAGGTCGGAAAACCGCTCGCCGTCGCGCACAAAGGTGGCGCCGGAGTGGCGGAAGGTGGCGATCCAGCGGTCGCGGTCGCCGTCGGAGTAGGCTCGATTGTGCCGCGCGTTGAGGTTGAGAATTCCGTCCCGCCCCGTCGCTGCCTGCAGGAATTGATCTTGCTGATATGTCAACGTCATCGTGGCTCCCCGGCCTCTCTACGAAATGACAAAGAAAAACTCATGTAACCCCAACTTAACTTACATCAGCGGCTCACGATATAGCCGTAACTTTCCCGATCCCAGACGCCGGAATTCAATCCCCGAGCGCGCAACAAATCTTTACGTATACGCCCGATGACGTTCTTGGGAAGTTCACCGACCGTCTCCACGTAGCGCGGCACGCAGAAGTAGGGCATGCGGGCGGCACAGAAGTCGAGCAGCTCGGCGCAGTCCAGCTCGACACCGGGCGTCAGCACGACGATCAGCAGGATGTCGTCTTCGCCCAGATCGCTGGGCACCCCGATCACCGCGGCTTCGGCGACGGCCGGGTGGCCCATTACCACCGCCTCCACCTCGACCGAGGAAACATTCTCGCCGCGGCGGCGCAGCGAATCTTTGATGCGGTCCACATAAGTCAGGTTCTGATCCGCGTCGAGCCGGCCGAGATCGCCGGTGCGAAACCATTCCGGGTGCGGGTCCACTCGCGACCCCTCACCCACATAGCCTTCGCTCATCACGTACGGATACCGCGGCCGGCAGGTGATCTCGCCGACGACCCCGGGGGGCAACCCAGTGCCGTCCGGGTCGACGATGCGCACGTCGAAGTTCGGGTTGGACCGGCCCGACGCACCCGGAACCCCTTCGTCGGCAACGCCTTTGACGGCGATCGGAAAGGCCTCGGTCATCCCGTACATGGTGACGATGCGACAGCCGTAACGCTTCTCGATCGCGCGGTAGGAGTCGGCGGCGATCGGCGCGGCCGAGATGAACCGCAGCGGCAGTCGGGCGTCGCACGAATCGGCGGGCAGATTCTGCAACATCGACACCATCGCGCCGGCGCCGACGAACCCGACCGCACCCCGGGCGCGCACGTCGTCCCAGACCTCGCCGGGGCGAAAGGCCTGCGCCAGCACCGTCGTTCCGCCGACCAACATCGGGGCCAGCACGCTGGGTGCCGCGCTCAGATGAAACAGCGGCATCGCAGTCCACAGCGCCTCGCCCGCGCCGAACTCCCACGCCGAAGCCGCGGTCGCGGCGACGGTGAACAGGTAATCCCAGGTGGTGGCAACCGCTTTCGACGGCCCGGTGGTGCCCGAGGTGTAGAACAGCGCTCCCACCTCCCCCGCCGCGGCCGGGCTGTCCGCGCAGCGGACAACCCCGGCGTTCAGGGTTGCACGCAGCGAATCATCCTGCACCACAACGCCTGTCATGGTGTGCAACGCAGCGGCGACGTCGTCGACACGGGCACAACGTTCGGGATCGGTGAGGATGACCTTGGCCCGCGCCAGGCGCAGGGTATGCAACAGGAACTCGCCCTTGTTGGCCGCGTTGATCGCCGCGCTGACCGCCCCGATGCGCGCCGCGCCCAGCCAGAAATAGACCCATTCCGGGCAGGTGCCGGTGAACAACGCGATGCCGTCACCCCGGCCGACACCCAGCCCGGTCAGCAGGGTTGCCGCCGCGACCGAGCGCTGCCGCATCTGTTCGAAGGT from Mycobacterium shigaense includes these protein-coding regions:
- a CDS encoding lipocalin-like domain-containing protein, translating into MTNDWRRYPFQLVPGDPQLDFPAAEGEHPDQESDTWFIAGQLRAAESDRSFAFLTIFNKNQPGGTFVADFYTMALFDLDTGDYGTYTDYDIPPKNMEPGTQRKMSMAAGHLDISYRSSAGTASWTTCLDGDGQLLPYTYRISLVGRDQQGRSMRLDLVVTPTRPPTPLGASTYNGKIACFGQPDTYSYFQTGMAMTGTLRWGDVVEQVSGDSGHVDRQWFPKYAGGGGSGGDPRARSHEWRTINFDNGVDVSIWRQFDRVNGNALQPFTGVTMSYPDPDMAPQCAEDVEVTVSSYVRWPESVRPLLRPPAPARYLPDRHRITCAAMQLDLIGEPLVAAPAHGLPIEYMEGPYRYSGTLWGKPVTGFAFNERSLALYRDWELVEVLATTVADVDSGLQSVVDQLAPLVAGGRRGEAVTLLTGAMPVQNDTLATLFGDLIAVLSEG
- a CDS encoding DUF1906 domain-containing protein, producing the protein MSFSRRDVLRFAAATPALVGLGVAASSLRAAPASASLGTLLDYAAGVIPASQIRAAGAVGSIRYVSDRRPGGNWMLGKPIGVSEARDLNSNGLKIVSCYQYGKGSTSDWLGGASAGQQHAQRGEQLHAAAGGPATAPIYASIDDDPTYEQYKNQVAPYLRAWESVIGHQRTGVYANSKTIDWALHDGLGSYFWQHNWGSPKGYAHPAAHLHQVEIDKRSVGGVGVDINEILKPQFGQWT
- a CDS encoding nuclear transport factor 2 family protein; its protein translation is MTLTYQQDQFLQAATGRDGILNLNARHNRAYSDGDRDRWIATFRHSGATFVRDGERFSDLRHAFEGGDGARLVTVDHEIHVDGVNATQRCVAVLFAAAYGDTTLRATGAFHDELIYERGGWYFTSRNLAWDVVPSRHPLVM
- a CDS encoding MaoC family dehydratase — encoded protein: MAFGSYEDALRMVGQATPPRTAATPVSAARIQLFAAMVRDGNRSYWDPEFARRTWGGLAAPPALLMGWLISPPWQPGGRPPTVSIVLRVPLPGTTFINAANEVEFVHPIVEGDLLTAVEELVSVSPEKQTRLGVGHFVETLETYRRQDGAVVATCRNTLLRFTPGTPG
- a CDS encoding MaoC/PaaZ C-terminal domain-containing protein; this translates as MSGADLNWDEITVPVELPEVVDHISYQRVVENAGATWDYFPGHFDPNYAQSQGNPTIYLNTMHLAGFADRVATDWAGPRSRVVRRSLRLAASVYAGDTMIGRGRAVAKRRDDSVDPPRCLVDIQLEITNQYGALCCPVELTLQVPENP
- a CDS encoding aldehyde dehydrogenase, producing MTDNSGHRSYDELFVGGQWRKPANPQQLAVISPHSEEPIGHVQVAGPEDVEAAVATARRAFDHGPWPRLTHAERMAKVEELAAIYAGHVDEMADLITDEMGSPRSFSRMGQGAAAAAMIHLTLAAAREFPWAERRQGVLGEVHLHRAPVGVVGAIVPWNVPQFLIMPKLIPALIAGCTVIIKPAPETPLDALWLAEMIEQLDLPDGVVSVLPGGTDVGEALVRHAGVDKIAFTGSSAVGRRIAALCGEQLKRVSLELGGKSAAIVLDDADFGKTVAGLKSASLMNNGQACVAQTRILVSEQRHDEFVDALAGMMSGLNVGDPTDETTDIGPLFAQRHQRQVQEYIRSGQSEGARIVLGGLNTGEERGWYVRPTLFVDATNDMRIAREEIFGPVLTVLRYRDEEDALRIANESDYGLAGSVWTADIAHGLEIAARVRAGTYGINMYTLDIGSPFGGFKHSGIGREFGPEGLDEYVELQTVIAGGKMPPLND
- a CDS encoding aromatic ring-hydroxylating oxygenase subunit alpha; translation: MDRDQLVDLTRRALKLARDKTTDLAPGQHRVEARDYASVERHHLDRALMLASPQLVGYVSELAGPGAYCTKTVMGRSILLTRTTDGSVRAFDNVCLHRQSQLVTGCGTAKRFTCPYHAWTYDNSGTLVGLPGREGFPDMTVKSAGLNELAAAEFAGFLWVALAPGATLDVAAHLGPLAEELDSWGIGRWSPLGEKVLDSPINWKLAVDTFAENYHFATVHRDTFATIARSNCTVFDAFGPHHRLIFPLKAILDLQDVPEEQWDPFHNMVVIYALFPNIVLSVTIANGELFRIYPGDEPGRSITVHQNSTPLDLSDESVAAGAQAVFEYAHATVRDEDYRLVEGLQANLESGARDHLVFGRNEPGLQHRHLTWARALGG